GTAGTTTTCGATTGCCTCGCGGAAGTATGGCTCCCAGTTCTCCTTGCTCCAGATCTCGATTTTCGTCCCTGCTCCGATGATCACCACTTCCTTAGTGATGCCGGCTTTTTCTCTGAGATTCAGAGGTATGGTGAATCTTCCCAGAGAGTCTGTCTCCACTTCGCATTTTCCGGAGAGTATGACTCTCAGAAACTGCCTGTTTTCACTTTTCCTGTCTGACAAACTGCTGAGCTTGTCGAGATATTTCCGCCATTCATCGAGGGAAAAAATGACCAGGCAGGAATCCAGGCCGTAATTGACCACGAATTTGTCACCCAGTTGTTCGCGGAAACGGGAAGGAAGGATCAAACGGCCTTTCTG
This genomic stretch from Candidatus Wallbacteria bacterium harbors:
- the mraZ gene encoding division/cell wall cluster transcriptional repressor MraZ, with translation MISEFSGEYTHNIDQKGRLILPSRFREQLGDKFVVNYGLDSCLVIFSLDEWRKYLDKLSSLSDRKSENRQFLRVILSGKCEVETDSLGRFTIPLNLREKAGITKEVVIIGAGTKIEIWSKENWEPYFREAIENYEKNAEKIDFD